A window of uncultured Litoreibacter sp. contains these coding sequences:
- a CDS encoding serine hydrolase, whose amino-acid sequence MRSFLKWALRVVLVLAAIAIVAGIWKREQIMRLMAVNSLFTEEKIVNNFSNMNSAFLWAEMDRGDAPVTPLPKGEPATLPAETAQWIEERNVTALVVLKDGQIVSENYYLGTKPEDRRISWSVAKSFLSALFGIAEAEGKIPDMDALVTNYVPQLKDTGYADATIKNVLQMSSGVTFDEDYLDYDSDINRMGRVLALGGTMDDFAAAIKDKDRPAGEAMEYTSIDTHVLGMVLRAATGRSVVELMEEKLIQPMGLEASPYYLTDGVGVAFVLGGLNLTTRDYARMGLMFLQDGALGGTQIVPADWVRQSTAPSAKTAPGKIGYGYQWWIPTGSVEGEFQAQGIYGQYVYINREAGIVIAVNSADRKFREAGVSDGNIAMFRAITQELSQ is encoded by the coding sequence ATGAGATCGTTTCTGAAATGGGCGCTGCGCGTCGTGCTGGTCTTGGCAGCGATTGCCATCGTTGCGGGCATCTGGAAGCGCGAACAGATAATGCGGTTAATGGCGGTGAACTCGCTCTTCACCGAAGAGAAGATCGTGAACAACTTCTCCAATATGAACTCCGCCTTCCTCTGGGCCGAGATGGACCGCGGCGATGCGCCTGTCACGCCGCTGCCCAAGGGCGAGCCGGCCACCCTCCCCGCCGAGACAGCCCAATGGATTGAGGAACGCAACGTCACTGCCCTAGTGGTACTCAAAGACGGGCAAATCGTGTCCGAGAATTACTATTTGGGCACCAAGCCCGAGGACCGCCGCATCAGCTGGTCGGTGGCCAAAAGCTTCCTTTCCGCGCTGTTTGGAATAGCTGAGGCCGAAGGCAAGATCCCCGATATGGACGCACTGGTCACCAACTACGTGCCGCAACTCAAAGACACCGGCTACGCCGACGCGACCATCAAAAACGTGCTGCAAATGTCGTCCGGCGTCACCTTTGACGAGGATTACCTGGACTATGACAGCGACATCAACCGCATGGGCCGGGTGCTGGCGCTGGGCGGCACAATGGACGATTTCGCGGCCGCAATTAAAGACAAGGACCGCCCGGCGGGGGAGGCGATGGAATACACCTCCATCGACACCCATGTGCTGGGCATGGTGCTGCGCGCCGCCACAGGGCGCAGCGTGGTAGAGCTGATGGAGGAGAAATTGATCCAACCCATGGGGCTGGAAGCGTCCCCCTATTACCTGACCGACGGGGTCGGGGTCGCCTTCGTGCTGGGCGGGTTGAACCTGACCACGCGCGATTATGCCCGGATGGGGCTGATGTTTCTGCAAGACGGCGCCTTGGGCGGCACACAGATCGTCCCCGCCGACTGGGTGCGCCAAAGCACCGCCCCCTCTGCCAAGACAGCGCCCGGCAAGATCGGCTACGGCTACCAATGGTGGATCCCCACAGGCTCAGTCGAGGGCGAGTTTCAGGCACAGGGCATTTACGGGCAGTATGTCTATATTAACCGGGAGGCCGGTATCGTGATCGCCGTAAACAGCGCGGACCGAAAGTTCCGCGAAGCCGGTGTATCTGACGGCAACATAGCGATGTTTCGCGCCATCACGCAGGAGCTCAGCCAATGA
- a CDS encoding site-2 protease family protein, which produces MFGNENPIFEFRGPWGVPIQFGGSILLILLIFVPLGGSTQGMMYGALLALMLIGSILLHELGHAWGSLIQGVRVRRIMIYGGGGFCERSVSATRQQDELIVAMGPIVNLVIWALASLAAPNVDGMAAWALYWLADLNLFLAIFNLMPLMPLDGGKLFQLFLMRLLPSVTATRVCGWIGVAACVLWIPGMILVYYTYGFVLFFIPSIKLHWQMANASR; this is translated from the coding sequence ATGTTTGGTAACGAGAACCCCATATTCGAATTCCGCGGCCCATGGGGCGTCCCGATCCAATTTGGCGGCAGCATCTTGCTGATCTTGCTGATTTTTGTGCCGTTGGGCGGCTCCACCCAGGGTATGATGTACGGTGCGTTGTTGGCCCTGATGCTGATCGGCTCGATCCTGCTGCACGAGTTGGGCCACGCTTGGGGATCGCTGATCCAGGGCGTGCGGGTGCGCCGGATCATGATCTACGGCGGGGGCGGGTTTTGTGAGCGCTCGGTCTCGGCCACGCGGCAACAGGATGAACTGATTGTCGCGATGGGGCCGATTGTGAACCTGGTGATCTGGGCCCTGGCGTCATTGGCCGCGCCCAATGTGGACGGAATGGCGGCCTGGGCTTTGTATTGGCTGGCCGACCTGAACCTGTTTCTGGCGATTTTCAACCTGATGCCGTTGATGCCGCTGGATGGCGGCAAGCTGTTCCAGCTGTTTTTGATGCGGCTCTTGCCGTCGGTGACCGCCACGCGTGTGTGCGGGTGGATCGGCGTTGCCGCCTGCGTGTTGTGGATCCCGGGGATGATTTTGGTCTATTACACCTACGGCTTCGTGCTGTTTTTCATCCCGTCGATCAAGCTGCATTGGCAGATGGCGAACGCTTCGCGGTGA
- a CDS encoding DUF2237 domain-containing protein: protein MNMDPSLNVLGEELASCSQNPVTGFFRNGCCDTGPMDQGSHTVCAVMTAEFLALSKYLGNDLSTPRPEFGFPGLKPGDQWCLCAARFLQAHDEGAAPKVNLRATHQRALDIVSLDILAQYALDEG, encoded by the coding sequence ATGAACATGGACCCGTCCCTCAATGTGCTCGGCGAAGAGCTGGCCAGCTGTTCGCAAAACCCGGTCACCGGCTTCTTCCGCAACGGCTGCTGCGACACCGGCCCGATGGATCAGGGCAGCCACACGGTCTGTGCCGTGATGACCGCGGAATTCCTGGCCCTGTCCAAGTATCTCGGCAATGACCTGTCCACCCCGCGCCCGGAATTCGGCTTCCCCGGGCTGAAGCCTGGCGATCAATGGTGCCTCTGCGCCGCGCGGTTCCTGCAGGCCCATGACGAGGGCGCGGCCCCCAAGGTCAACCTGCGCGCCACCCACCAACGCGCGCTCGACATCGTGTCGCTGGACATCCTCGCGCAATACGCCCTGGACGAGGGCTAG
- a CDS encoding Hint domain-containing protein: protein MSTFTFTPPDEEFAAASGDNVNADPNWSYFDHPPNSTSNLSITSNEGDADPRLFEVGETYDLAWQGHGGGAMEDAVVLRSDYLGPGEGAIVFEGINSNTGELYQVVWSPNFDLEAWYWDNGGGPSSPNAFYTTDRSADDFQYACFAFGSVIDTPNGPRRIETLDVGDQVSTLDHGPVSITWLYIGDQTLEKSEEDERPVLIGAGSLGKNRPQKDLIVSPQHRILVGGSGQFEDAFENECFVPAKALIACPGIRHMSGKRNIRWVHVVCLNHEIVQVNGSWSESMLLTEYSLSMIEDGTRDALTTVLGDSLREDGALNGPIARPCLTKRGTAEQLYKGRRARLDRKNIRPKKIKPPDCPAF from the coding sequence ATGTCAACGTTCACTTTCACACCGCCGGATGAAGAATTTGCTGCTGCCAGTGGCGACAATGTGAACGCGGACCCCAATTGGAGTTACTTTGACCACCCACCGAACTCGACGAGCAACCTATCAATCACATCCAATGAGGGGGATGCAGATCCCCGACTCTTCGAAGTTGGAGAAACCTACGACCTTGCCTGGCAGGGACATGGTGGCGGTGCCATGGAAGACGCAGTCGTATTGAGGTCGGACTACCTTGGGCCTGGTGAAGGCGCGATTGTTTTTGAAGGCATCAATTCGAACACTGGTGAGCTCTATCAAGTCGTATGGTCGCCGAACTTTGATCTTGAAGCCTGGTATTGGGACAATGGCGGTGGGCCTTCATCTCCCAATGCGTTTTATACAACAGATCGGTCCGCAGATGACTTCCAATATGCCTGCTTCGCATTCGGATCCGTCATTGATACTCCGAACGGCCCAAGACGCATTGAGACATTGGACGTTGGTGATCAGGTATCCACGTTGGACCACGGCCCAGTTTCAATCACCTGGCTGTACATCGGCGACCAGACACTTGAAAAGTCAGAAGAAGATGAGCGACCTGTTCTGATCGGCGCAGGATCGCTTGGTAAGAACAGGCCACAAAAGGACCTAATTGTATCCCCGCAACACCGCATCTTGGTCGGCGGCTCGGGGCAGTTCGAAGACGCTTTCGAGAATGAGTGCTTCGTTCCTGCAAAGGCACTGATTGCTTGCCCGGGAATTCGGCATATGTCCGGAAAACGAAACATCAGGTGGGTTCATGTGGTTTGCCTAAACCACGAGATAGTTCAAGTGAATGGCAGTTGGTCCGAGTCTATGCTCCTGACCGAGTACAGTCTCAGCATGATTGAAGATGGTACTCGCGACGCGCTGACAACAGTTCTTGGAGACTCTCTCAGGGAAGATGGCGCTCTCAATGGGCCAATTGCCCGCCCGTGTCTGACAAAACGCGGAACAGCGGAGCAACTATACAAAGGGCGACGCGCCCGACTTGACCGGAAAAATATCCGACCTAAAAAAATCAAGCCACCGGATTGCCCGGCTTTCTGA
- a CDS encoding alpha-hydroxy acid oxidase: MPVITEIADLKRIYKRRVPKMFYDYCESGSWTEQTFRENVSDFDQIRLRQRVAVDMTNRTTKGEMIGREVAMPVALAPVGMTGMQHADGEILAAKAAEKFGVPFTLSTMSICSIEDIAEHTSAPFWFQLYVMRDAEFIDNLLGRAKDAGCDAMVLTLDLQLLGQRHMDIKNGLSAPPKLTPPVIADLMTKWGWGLKMLQTKRRTFGNIVGHAKDVDDISSLHSWTAQQFDPRLNWDTVKEYRKKWDGKMILKGILDVDDAKMAAKIGADAIIVSNHGGRQLDGALSSIKMLRQIVDAVGDKVEVHMDGGIRSGQDVLKALAMGANGTYIGRAFIYGLGAMGEQGVTEALNVIHKELDTTMALCGERDINNLGAHNLLIPKGFEGEWV; encoded by the coding sequence ATGCCCGTCATCACCGAAATCGCGGACCTCAAGCGCATCTACAAGCGGCGCGTGCCGAAGATGTTTTACGACTATTGCGAAAGTGGCAGCTGGACGGAGCAGACCTTTCGCGAAAACGTCTCGGACTTTGACCAGATCCGCCTACGCCAGCGTGTAGCCGTCGACATGACCAACCGCACCACCAAGGGCGAGATGATTGGCCGCGAGGTCGCGATGCCCGTTGCCCTTGCACCAGTGGGCATGACCGGGATGCAGCACGCGGATGGCGAAATTCTCGCGGCCAAGGCGGCTGAAAAGTTTGGCGTGCCATTTACCCTGTCCACCATGTCGATCTGCTCGATCGAGGACATTGCGGAGCACACCAGCGCCCCGTTCTGGTTCCAGCTTTATGTAATGCGCGACGCTGAGTTTATCGACAACCTGCTGGGCCGCGCCAAGGATGCGGGCTGTGACGCGATGGTGCTGACACTTGACCTGCAACTGCTGGGCCAGCGGCACATGGACATCAAGAACGGGCTATCCGCCCCGCCCAAGCTGACGCCTCCCGTCATTGCGGACCTGATGACGAAATGGGGTTGGGGTTTGAAGATGCTGCAGACCAAGCGTCGCACCTTTGGCAACATTGTGGGGCATGCCAAGGATGTGGACGATATCTCGTCCCTGCATTCCTGGACCGCGCAGCAATTTGACCCGCGCCTGAACTGGGACACCGTGAAGGAATACCGCAAGAAGTGGGACGGCAAGATGATCCTGAAAGGCATCCTGGATGTGGATGACGCCAAGATGGCCGCAAAGATCGGGGCGGACGCGATCATCGTCTCCAACCATGGCGGCCGGCAGTTGGACGGGGCGTTAAGCTCGATCAAGATGCTGCGCCAGATCGTGGACGCCGTTGGCGACAAGGTTGAAGTCCATATGGATGGCGGCATCCGGTCAGGTCAGGACGTGTTGAAGGCTTTGGCGATGGGGGCCAACGGCACCTATATCGGCCGGGCGTTCATCTATGGGCTGGGCGCAATGGGCGAACAGGGCGTGACCGAGGCACTGAACGTGATCCACAAAGAACTGGACACCACCATGGCGCTCTGCGGAGAACGCGACATCAACAACCTTGGCGCGCACAATTTGCTGATCCCCAAAGGGTTTGAGGGCGAGTGGGTTTAG
- the trpB gene encoding tryptophan synthase subunit beta: MNDLFNSFMTGPDENGRFGDFGGRFVSETLMPLILELEEQYEHAKTDKTFWDEMDFLWKHYVGRPSPLYHAERLTEHLGGAKIYMKRDELNHTGAHKINNVLGQIILARRMGKTRIIAETGAGQHGVATATVCAKFGLKCVVYMGAHDVERQAPNVFRMRLLGAEVVPVTSGRGTLKDAMNDALRDWVTNVRDTFYCIGTVAGPHPYPAMVRDFQAIIGKEAKEQMQGAEGRLPDTIIAAIGGGSNAMGLFFPFLDDKDVNIIGVEAGGKGVNAKMEHCASLTGGRPGVLHGNRTYLLQDDDGQILEGFSISAGLDYPGIGPEHSWLHEIGRAQYVSITDVEALEAFQLCCEQEGIIPALEPSHALAHVMKIAPTLPPDHIICMNMCGRGDKDIFTVAKALGFEMGEFA, from the coding sequence ATGAACGATCTATTTAACAGCTTCATGACCGGCCCCGACGAGAATGGCCGCTTTGGCGATTTTGGCGGGCGCTTTGTGTCTGAGACCCTGATGCCGCTGATCCTCGAGCTGGAGGAACAGTACGAGCACGCAAAGACCGACAAGACGTTCTGGGACGAGATGGATTTCCTGTGGAAGCATTACGTCGGCCGCCCTTCGCCGCTTTATCATGCCGAGCGGCTGACCGAGCATCTGGGCGGTGCTAAGATTTACATGAAACGCGACGAGCTGAACCACACCGGTGCGCACAAGATCAACAACGTGCTTGGCCAGATCATTCTGGCACGCCGCATGGGCAAGACCCGCATCATCGCGGAAACCGGCGCGGGGCAGCATGGGGTGGCCACGGCCACCGTCTGTGCAAAATTTGGCTTGAAATGTGTGGTCTATATGGGCGCGCATGACGTTGAACGTCAGGCCCCCAACGTGTTCCGCATGCGCCTGTTGGGCGCGGAGGTGGTGCCGGTGACCTCGGGCCGTGGCACGCTGAAGGACGCTATGAACGACGCGCTGCGCGACTGGGTGACCAATGTGCGCGACACGTTTTACTGCATCGGCACGGTTGCTGGTCCCCACCCATATCCGGCCATGGTGCGCGACTTTCAGGCGATCATCGGCAAGGAGGCCAAGGAACAGATGCAGGGGGCCGAAGGCCGCCTGCCTGACACGATCATCGCGGCCATTGGCGGCGGCTCCAACGCGATGGGGCTGTTTTTCCCATTCCTTGACGACAAGGACGTTAACATCATCGGCGTGGAGGCTGGCGGCAAGGGCGTGAACGCGAAGATGGAACATTGCGCGTCTTTGACGGGCGGGCGCCCGGGGGTATTGCATGGCAACCGCACGTATCTGCTGCAAGATGATGACGGGCAAATCCTTGAAGGGTTCTCGATCTCGGCCGGTCTGGATTACCCCGGCATTGGGCCAGAGCATTCCTGGCTGCATGAGATTGGCCGCGCGCAATACGTCTCGATCACCGACGTGGAAGCGCTGGAAGCGTTCCAGCTGTGCTGCGAGCAAGAAGGGATCATCCCCGCGTTGGAGCCGTCCCACGCGCTCGCCCATGTCATGAAGATCGCGCCAACCCTGCCACCAGATCACATCATCTGCATGAATATGTGCGGGCGGGGTGACAAAGACATCTTCACCGTGGCCAAGGCGCTGGGATTTGAGATGGGTGAATTCGCGTAA
- the trpA gene encoding tryptophan synthase subunit alpha, with translation MTRIDDTFARLNAAGKKAFVTYVMAADPDYDTSLEIVKGLPAAGVDIIELGLPFTDPMADGATIQLAGQRALEGGMTLKKTLQMVSDFREGDAETPIVIMGYYNPIYSHGVDAFLADAKEAGVDGLIVVDLPPEEDSELCIPAQNAGLNFIRLATPTTDAKRLPKVLQNTSGFVYYVSITGITGAAEAQASDVAPEVARMKESTDLPIIVGFGVKTPETAEAIAGVADGTVVGSAIVQKIADGESPAEVLAFVKSLADGAHRA, from the coding sequence CGCCGGCAAGAAGGCCTTCGTCACCTATGTGATGGCGGCGGACCCCGACTACGACACCTCGCTGGAGATTGTGAAAGGCCTGCCGGCGGCGGGCGTGGACATCATTGAGCTGGGCTTGCCGTTCACCGACCCGATGGCGGATGGGGCGACGATCCAATTGGCCGGGCAAAGGGCGTTGGAAGGCGGCATGACCCTGAAAAAGACGCTACAGATGGTCAGCGACTTTCGCGAAGGCGACGCGGAGACACCGATTGTGATCATGGGCTATTACAACCCGATCTATAGCCACGGGGTGGATGCCTTCTTGGCGGACGCCAAGGAAGCAGGCGTGGACGGGTTGATCGTGGTGGACCTGCCGCCAGAGGAAGATAGCGAGCTGTGCATCCCCGCCCAGAACGCGGGGCTGAACTTTATCCGGCTGGCGACGCCGACAACGGATGCCAAGCGGTTGCCGAAGGTTTTGCAGAACACATCCGGGTTCGTTTATTACGTCTCGATCACGGGGATCACCGGCGCTGCGGAGGCCCAGGCGAGCGATGTGGCGCCCGAGGTGGCACGGATGAAAGAGAGCACAGACCTGCCGATTATTGTGGGCTTCGGGGTCAAGACCCCGGAGACTGCCGAGGCGATTGCCGGGGTGGCTGACGGGACGGTCGTTGGCTCCGCTATCGTCCAGAAAATCGCGGACGGGGAAAGCCCCGCAGAGGTACTGGCCTTCGTGAAATCGCTCGCGGATGGCGCCCATAGAGCCTGA
- a CDS encoding 50S ribosomal protein L25/general stress protein Ctc produces MAKGIPDLEVEARAGTGKGAARAARRNGMVPGIVYGGGADPQPIQLPFNVLFKKLKDGRFLATLFNLKIEGQEDVRVICRNVQRDVVKDLPTHIDLLRLKRTTKIALFIPVEVVGEEESPGLKKGGVLSLVRPEVELVVTASDIPDSITIDVSEIEIGENVSISAVTLPEGSKPTIDRDFVIANIQAPSGLKSADDEDEDGEEGAEGEAAPEAEASEGGEE; encoded by the coding sequence ATGGCTAAAGGGATCCCAGATCTTGAAGTCGAGGCACGCGCGGGGACAGGCAAGGGGGCCGCTCGCGCAGCACGCCGTAACGGCATGGTGCCAGGTATTGTGTATGGCGGCGGTGCCGACCCACAACCAATCCAGCTCCCCTTCAACGTGCTCTTCAAAAAGCTGAAAGACGGCCGCTTTCTGGCGACGCTTTTCAATCTGAAGATCGAAGGCCAGGAAGACGTCCGCGTCATCTGCCGGAACGTGCAACGCGACGTGGTCAAGGATTTGCCCACACATATCGACCTGCTGCGCCTGAAGCGCACCACCAAAATCGCGCTGTTCATCCCGGTTGAGGTTGTGGGCGAGGAAGAATCCCCCGGCCTGAAAAAGGGCGGAGTGCTGTCGCTGGTACGTCCCGAGGTCGAGCTGGTCGTGACCGCGTCCGACATCCCGGACAGCATCACAATCGACGTCTCGGAAATCGAGATTGGCGAAAACGTGTCGATCTCGGCGGTGACCCTGCCGGAAGGCTCCAAGCCAACCATCGACCGTGACTTCGTGATTGCAAACATCCAAGCCCCATCCGGCCTGAAATCGGCAGATGACGAGGACGAGGATGGCGAAGAAGGTGCAGAGGGCGAAGCAGCGCCAGAAGCAGAAGCATCCGAGGGCGGCGAGGAGTAA
- the pth gene encoding aminoacyl-tRNA hydrolase yields the protein MKLFAGLGNPGAKYAGNRHNIGFMALDRIADDHGFTPWKSKFQGQISEGRLGSEKVVLLKPTTFMNLSGRSVGEAMRFYKLDSTDIIVFHDEIDLAPAKLRCKAGGGHAGHNGLRSIHQHIGPHYDRVRMGVGHPGHKDKVPGYVLRDFAKADQDWLDDVLRGVSDGAPHLADGDTGRFLNAVSLRVAPPRSSTTKEKSKPSVKPVETPPEDTRSPMQKLLDKFK from the coding sequence ATGAAACTCTTTGCAGGCTTGGGCAACCCCGGCGCGAAATACGCGGGCAACCGGCACAATATCGGCTTCATGGCGCTGGACCGTATCGCGGATGACCACGGCTTCACCCCGTGGAAATCCAAGTTTCAGGGCCAGATCAGCGAGGGCCGTTTGGGTTCAGAAAAGGTCGTGCTGTTGAAACCCACCACCTTCATGAACCTGTCCGGCCGATCCGTGGGGGAGGCGATGCGGTTTTACAAACTCGACAGCACCGACATTATCGTCTTCCATGACGAGATCGACCTCGCCCCCGCCAAACTGCGCTGCAAGGCTGGCGGCGGGCATGCGGGCCATAACGGGTTGCGCTCCATCCACCAGCATATCGGCCCGCATTACGACCGGGTGCGCATGGGCGTCGGCCACCCCGGCCACAAAGACAAGGTGCCCGGATACGTGCTGCGCGACTTCGCCAAGGCGGACCAAGACTGGCTGGACGACGTGCTGCGCGGGGTCAGCGACGGGGCGCCCCATCTGGCAGACGGCGACACCGGGCGTTTCCTGAACGCAGTGTCCCTGCGCGTGGCGCCGCCGCGTTCGTCAACGACCAAGGAAAAGTCGAAGCCAAGCGTCAAACCTGTGGAGACCCCACCAGAGGACACGCGTTCTCCGATGCAAAAGCTGTTGGATAAGTTCAAATGA
- a CDS encoding FkbM family methyltransferase produces the protein MAQFELSGVTLEVPEAFLTKRIRMKLKNGGYEGHESRAAQLVVDYGDRVLDLGSGVGYVATLCAMLAGAENVVTVEANPDLLPVIRGNLELNDCEEATVLHGAAVGAPVTGGTLALKQARAFWASSVSDAGGAETIDVPALVLRDLIAEHKPTVVMMDVEGAEATMFDAPWPDHVRVLVMELHPKRYPDTVIKRIFDCMSASGLIYAPALSRGQMIGFCREGVALDAEG, from the coding sequence GTGGCACAATTCGAACTGAGCGGCGTAACGTTGGAGGTGCCGGAGGCATTTCTGACCAAACGCATCCGTATGAAGCTTAAGAATGGCGGCTACGAGGGGCACGAGTCCCGCGCGGCCCAGCTGGTGGTGGATTACGGGGACAGGGTGCTGGATCTGGGGTCTGGCGTGGGATACGTCGCCACGCTTTGCGCAATGCTGGCCGGCGCGGAAAATGTGGTGACGGTGGAGGCCAACCCGGACCTTTTGCCGGTGATCCGTGGGAACTTGGAGCTCAATGACTGCGAGGAGGCCACGGTGTTGCATGGCGCCGCCGTGGGCGCGCCGGTTACGGGGGGCACCTTGGCCTTGAAGCAGGCGCGGGCGTTTTGGGCCTCTTCGGTCAGCGACGCCGGCGGGGCGGAGACAATCGACGTGCCCGCCTTGGTGCTGCGCGATTTGATTGCGGAACACAAACCGACCGTGGTGATGATGGATGTCGAAGGGGCGGAGGCCACGATGTTTGACGCGCCCTGGCCAGACCACGTGCGGGTCTTGGTGATGGAGCTGCACCCCAAGCGCTACCCTGACACGGTGATCAAACGCATCTTCGACTGTATGTCGGCCTCTGGGCTTATTTATGCGCCCGCGTTGTCACGGGGGCAGATGATTGGGTTCTGCCGGGAAGGTGTAGCGTTGGATGCAGAAGGGTGA
- a CDS encoding MFS transporter: MSVLSAIRISHAPVAAFAAVGLCWGAFAALAPQLKTQLGADDATFGLLLLGTSIGLMTTMFFAPWLDRRLGQWAMPVGAVLLATAFLFPGLITSPWLFFCAMAFAGMASGMLDVIMNARVSELETAHGRPLMNANHGMFSVAYAIGAFGTGLGREAQLPPVAIFAITAAILLLLTTRMRMQVAAPDDTEETPARFPYAIVLICGAVVMIAFMAEAAVEAWSALHVERTLGGRAAEGALGPTMLGLTMAVGRLSGQAVSEKFSDLTVIFWAACLAATGAVVVATAPTPLVAYVGFGTIGLGVSVIGPLGLALVGRLVPARVRTTAISRAAVIGFVGFFLAPAVMGLISQGFGLRVAFGCVALLVGVLFPLLVVLRRRGG; encoded by the coding sequence ATGTCCGTATTGTCCGCCATCCGTATTTCCCACGCGCCTGTCGCAGCCTTCGCGGCGGTCGGTTTGTGCTGGGGCGCATTTGCAGCGCTTGCGCCGCAGCTCAAGACGCAGCTTGGGGCGGATGATGCGACGTTTGGGCTACTGCTCTTGGGCACGTCCATTGGCCTGATGACAACCATGTTTTTCGCGCCATGGCTCGACCGACGGCTGGGGCAATGGGCGATGCCGGTTGGTGCGGTTCTTCTGGCCACGGCCTTCCTGTTCCCCGGCCTTATCACGTCGCCCTGGCTGTTTTTCTGCGCAATGGCCTTCGCCGGTATGGCGTCGGGGATGCTGGACGTGATCATGAATGCCCGCGTGTCCGAGCTGGAAACAGCGCATGGCCGCCCCTTGATGAACGCCAACCACGGCATGTTCTCTGTGGCCTATGCAATCGGCGCGTTCGGCACCGGGTTGGGGCGTGAGGCGCAGCTGCCGCCCGTTGCCATATTCGCCATTACCGCAGCAATTTTGCTGCTCCTGACCACCCGGATGCGAATGCAGGTCGCGGCCCCCGACGACACGGAAGAGACGCCAGCCCGCTTTCCCTACGCAATCGTGCTTATCTGCGGCGCGGTGGTGATGATCGCTTTCATGGCCGAGGCCGCGGTTGAGGCCTGGTCGGCGCTGCATGTGGAGCGCACTTTGGGCGGACGCGCGGCAGAGGGCGCTTTGGGCCCAACCATGCTGGGGCTGACCATGGCGGTGGGTCGGCTCAGCGGACAGGCTGTGTCGGAAAAATTCAGCGACCTGACCGTCATATTCTGGGCGGCTTGTCTGGCCGCAACAGGCGCGGTGGTTGTGGCGACCGCGCCCACACCGTTGGTCGCTTATGTCGGGTTTGGCACAATCGGGCTGGGGGTCTCGGTGATCGGGCCGCTGGGGCTGGCGCTGGTGGGCCGTTTGGTGCCGGCGCGGGTCAGAACCACAGCGATTTCCCGCGCGGCGGTGATCGGGTTTGTCGGCTTCTTCCTGGCGCCCGCCGTGATGGGGTTGATCAGCCAAGGCTTCGGGTTGCGCGTCGCCTTTGGATGCGTTGCGCTGCTGGTGGGCGTCTTGTTTCCGCTATTGGTGGTGCTCAGAAGGCGCGGGGGCTAA
- a CDS encoding phosphoribosylanthranilate isomerase, whose translation MSDIRVKICGLGTAADVAACVDAGAAYVGFVFFPKSPRHLTLGAAKAMAMEVPPGVAKVALTVNATDADLDELVAAVPLDMLQLHGTESPDRVADVRARFGLPVMKAVGVADEGDLSALNDHALAADQLLIDAKPPKDADLPGGNGLTFDWRLIAGRRWPVPWMLAGGLTPENVAEAVRLTGAQQVDVSSGVESAPGVKDAQLIHDFARAAMGENR comes from the coding sequence ATGTCCGACATCCGAGTGAAAATCTGCGGTCTTGGGACCGCCGCTGACGTCGCCGCCTGCGTTGACGCGGGGGCGGCCTATGTTGGGTTCGTGTTTTTCCCGAAGTCGCCACGCCACCTGACATTGGGGGCCGCCAAGGCAATGGCCATGGAGGTGCCCCCGGGCGTCGCAAAGGTCGCCCTGACAGTAAATGCGACGGACGCCGACCTGGACGAGCTGGTCGCGGCGGTGCCATTGGACATGCTTCAGCTGCATGGGACCGAAAGCCCGGACCGCGTGGCCGATGTGCGCGCCCGCTTCGGCCTGCCGGTGATGAAGGCCGTGGGCGTGGCGGATGAGGGTGACCTGTCCGCGTTGAACGACCACGCGCTTGCCGCCGACCAGCTGCTGATCGACGCCAAGCCGCCGAAAGACGCCGACCTGCCGGGCGGCAATGGGCTGACTTTTGACTGGCGTCTGATCGCCGGGCGCCGCTGGCCCGTGCCTTGGATGCTGGCGGGCGGGCTGACGCCCGAAAACGTTGCCGAAGCGGTGCGTCTAACGGGCGCACAGCAGGTGGACGTGTCCTCTGGCGTTGAAAGCGCGCCGGGCGTAAAAGATGCACAACTGATCCACGACTTCGCGCGCGCCGCGATGGGAGAGAACCGATGA